Proteins encoded by one window of Phytohabitans houttuyneae:
- a CDS encoding carboxypeptidase regulatory-like domain-containing protein, whose translation MLRAGVVGALVVGAAVAFPAAAFAQDPDVQITNLSSGTIQAGQQAQLSFTVRNNNNQPTTFAVSVETFDGLQCQGDCNIPARQIGPNETVTFNARLVGGNVGAGQQRQGTVRITAEADDDNDTAQAQVTVRGQEQQQEQTVKQVSGKVKDSTTGEGIEGASVAMLDSKGHNCSTTTTSSGNYRFTSCQGEPIAVGEIFVGAQHEDYGPVDEKKVVGAAGQSVTVGTFALKSTKAATPSAAASAPPSEEPAPSDEAAPEASDLNANNASNNSEGGGMGSWLLIIVGGLLVALGVGAIVLLIVRRKQDGGDPGLDDDQPLRPGGRTPVPGAAGVYHPANDMTRMAGAGGVAAPTMVGRPSIADAPTMMHSPVPPADEFPDPYGAPLPSQSPGYNGQAGAGYGPGGGATSVYGAAPGPSNGYGGPGGGGPNGAGTYGRAPAGGPGEYGRPTSGSGYGGPSGPTSGSGYGGPSGPTSGGGYGGPNGAQAGGEYGRPTSGSGYGPSGGQGGYDRGGANGYGGPAAPGGYGSPAAPAGPYAGGGRGGDDAYGGSRDYREPQGGAYGAPAGGGAAYGGGDRYDEPTGRWDGKSAGGQGGAYGQAKPSSYESGPYGGGGGYRGEPEPDRGVAYGPAGGGYEQGGYGPADNGYTRPAGGGYEQGGAYGGQGGGGYGGNGYDQQSGYDPRGGYDQVPQQRGGGYDPRGGGYDDQGGYYDDQAGPRTGRGGPQQPAGRGERRSLDWLDD comes from the coding sequence ATGCTTCGCGCCGGTGTGGTCGGGGCGCTGGTTGTCGGCGCCGCGGTCGCCTTCCCCGCGGCTGCATTCGCCCAGGACCCGGACGTGCAGATCACCAATCTCTCGTCCGGCACCATCCAGGCTGGACAGCAGGCCCAGCTGTCGTTCACGGTCAGAAACAACAACAACCAGCCGACGACATTCGCCGTGAGTGTCGAGACCTTCGACGGACTGCAATGTCAGGGTGACTGCAACATCCCCGCCCGGCAGATCGGTCCCAACGAGACCGTCACCTTCAACGCGCGGCTCGTCGGCGGCAACGTCGGCGCCGGCCAGCAGCGGCAGGGCACGGTCCGGATCACCGCCGAGGCGGACGACGACAACGACACCGCCCAGGCCCAGGTGACCGTTCGCGGCCAGGAGCAGCAGCAGGAGCAGACGGTCAAGCAGGTGTCCGGCAAGGTCAAGGACAGCACGACCGGCGAGGGCATCGAGGGCGCGTCCGTCGCGATGCTCGACTCCAAGGGCCACAACTGCAGCACGACGACGACCAGCAGCGGCAATTACCGGTTCACCAGCTGCCAGGGCGAGCCGATCGCGGTCGGCGAGATCTTCGTCGGCGCGCAGCACGAGGACTACGGTCCGGTCGACGAGAAGAAGGTCGTCGGGGCCGCGGGGCAGTCGGTGACGGTCGGCACATTCGCGCTGAAGTCCACGAAGGCGGCGACGCCGTCCGCGGCCGCCTCCGCTCCGCCGTCCGAAGAGCCGGCACCGAGTGACGAGGCCGCGCCGGAAGCCTCCGACCTCAACGCCAACAACGCCTCCAACAACTCTGAAGGCGGCGGTATGGGCTCGTGGCTCCTCATCATCGTGGGTGGCCTTCTCGTCGCCCTCGGTGTCGGCGCGATCGTGCTCCTCATCGTGCGGCGCAAGCAGGACGGCGGCGACCCCGGCCTGGACGACGACCAGCCGCTGCGCCCCGGTGGCCGCACGCCGGTGCCAGGTGCGGCGGGTGTCTACCACCCCGCCAACGACATGACCCGGATGGCCGGCGCAGGTGGCGTGGCCGCACCGACGATGGTCGGCCGCCCCTCGATCGCCGACGCACCGACGATGATGCACAGCCCGGTGCCGCCCGCCGACGAGTTCCCCGATCCGTACGGCGCACCGCTGCCGTCGCAGAGCCCGGGCTACAACGGCCAGGCCGGCGCTGGATACGGTCCCGGCGGCGGCGCCACCTCGGTCTACGGCGCGGCCCCGGGCCCGAGCAACGGTTACGGCGGTCCGGGCGGCGGTGGCCCCAACGGCGCCGGCACCTACGGCCGCGCCCCCGCCGGCGGCCCCGGGGAGTACGGGCGGCCCACGAGCGGTAGCGGCTACGGCGGACCCAGCGGCCCGACCAGCGGCAGTGGCTACGGCGGGCCCAGCGGTCCGACGAGTGGTGGCGGCTACGGCGGCCCCAACGGCGCGCAGGCCGGCGGGGAGTACGGGCGACCGACCAGCGGCAGTGGCTACGGCCCCTCCGGCGGTCAGGGCGGATACGACCGCGGCGGCGCCAATGGCTACGGCGGCCCGGCCGCTCCTGGTGGCTACGGCAGCCCTGCCGCACCCGCCGGCCCGTATGCGGGTGGCGGCCGTGGTGGCGACGACGCCTACGGCGGTAGCCGTGACTACCGCGAGCCGCAGGGCGGCGCATACGGCGCTCCCGCCGGTGGTGGCGCTGCATACGGCGGCGGCGACCGCTACGACGAGCCGACCGGCCGCTGGGATGGCAAGAGCGCGGGTGGCCAGGGTGGCGCCTACGGCCAGGCCAAGCCGTCGTCCTACGAGTCCGGTCCCTACGGCGGTGGCGGTGGCTACCGCGGCGAGCCGGAGCCGGACCGTGGCGTGGCGTATGGCCCGGCGGGCGGCGGCTACGAGCAGGGCGGCTACGGCCCGGCGGACAACGGCTACACCCGGCCGGCCGGTGGCGGCTACGAGCAGGGCGGCGCCTACGGCGGCCAGGGTGGCGGCGGCTACGGCGGCAACGGATACGACCAGCAGTCGGGCTACGACCCGCGTGGCGGCTACGACCAGGTGCCGCAGCAGCGCGGCGGTGGATACGACCCGCGTGGCGGCGGCTACGACGACCAGGGCGGTTACTACGACGACCAGGCCGGGCCGCGCACCGGTCGGGGTGGTCCGCAGCAGCCCGCTGGCCGTGGCGAGCGCCGCTCCCTCGACTGGCTCGACGACTGA
- a CDS encoding amidohydrolase, with the protein MSDVLLRGGRPWRSPTVADILVRDGEIAAIDADLPVPGGAEVVDVAGRLILPGLVEAHCHLDKTLFGGDWVPHTAGDALADRIGNERRRRTELGVPDVDRITALLERMVAAGTTYVRSHTDIDPAIGLSGVEAVNAAAERLAGRVTVEQVAFPQYGILANPGTEAVLEQALAAGVGTIGGLDPAGFDRDPVRHLDVVFGLAERYGAGVDIHLHDGGTLGIWQLELIAERTKAAGLDGRVTVSHAYALGQADVATQERIAARLAEAGVAVVTAAVYDFPVPPLKKLIAAGVTVACGHDGIRDLWGPYGSGDMLERAMHVAYRSMFRRDEDIEVALTAATYGGARVLGLPAYGLAIGAPADLVVVDARTPAEAVVVHPARDLVLKAGQVVARAGTVW; encoded by the coding sequence ATGAGCGACGTGCTTCTGCGCGGCGGGCGCCCTTGGCGCAGCCCCACCGTGGCCGACATCCTCGTGCGCGACGGTGAGATCGCCGCCATCGACGCCGACCTGCCGGTGCCCGGCGGCGCCGAGGTCGTCGACGTGGCCGGGCGGCTGATCCTGCCAGGGCTCGTCGAGGCGCACTGCCACCTCGACAAGACGCTTTTCGGCGGCGACTGGGTGCCGCACACCGCCGGCGACGCGCTTGCCGACCGCATCGGCAACGAACGCCGCCGCCGCACCGAGCTCGGCGTGCCGGATGTGGACCGCATCACCGCGCTCCTGGAGCGGATGGTCGCGGCCGGCACCACGTACGTCCGCAGCCACACCGACATCGACCCGGCGATCGGACTGTCCGGAGTGGAGGCGGTCAACGCCGCGGCGGAGCGGCTGGCCGGCCGCGTGACGGTCGAGCAGGTGGCCTTCCCGCAGTACGGCATCCTCGCCAACCCCGGCACCGAGGCGGTGCTGGAGCAGGCGCTCGCGGCGGGCGTGGGCACGATCGGCGGGCTGGATCCGGCCGGCTTCGACCGCGACCCGGTGCGGCACCTCGACGTCGTGTTCGGCCTCGCCGAGCGGTACGGCGCGGGCGTCGACATCCACCTGCACGACGGTGGCACGCTGGGCATCTGGCAGCTGGAGCTGATCGCCGAGCGCACCAAGGCGGCCGGGCTCGACGGGCGGGTGACGGTGAGCCACGCGTACGCGCTGGGCCAGGCCGACGTCGCCACCCAGGAGCGGATCGCCGCGCGGCTGGCCGAGGCGGGTGTGGCAGTGGTGACCGCCGCGGTGTACGACTTCCCGGTCCCGCCGCTGAAGAAGCTCATCGCCGCCGGCGTGACCGTCGCCTGTGGACACGATGGGATCCGCGACCTGTGGGGCCCGTACGGCAGCGGCGACATGCTCGAACGCGCGATGCACGTCGCCTACCGGAGCATGTTCCGCCGCGACGAGGACATCGAGGTCGCGCTGACCGCTGCCACGTACGGCGGCGCGCGCGTGCTAGGGCTCCCCGCGTACGGGCTGGCGATCGGAGCACCCGCCGACCTCGTCGTCGTGGACGCGCGTACTCCCGCGGAGGCGGTGGTCGTCCATCCGGCGCGCGACCTGGTACTCAAGGCCGGTCAGGTCGTCGCGCGCGCCGGAACGGTCTGGTAG
- the purM gene encoding phosphoribosylformylglycinamidine cyclo-ligase: MTHVTERSSSAGTNGAGNSRQPWSAGSSRTGRKRTVTYADAGVSIHAGERAVELLKSKVHRTLRPEVMGDLGGFAGLFRLDVKKYKNPILASSTDGVGTKLVIAQQLDIHDTVGIDLVAMVVDDLVACGAEPLFLLDYIACGEVVPDKVAEIGAGIADGCRYAGCALLGGETAEHPGVLRPDEYDLSATGVGVVEENEILSRDRVEVGDVVIAMGSSGLHSNGFSLVRHVLLGAGRMRLDTVVDDFGRQRTLGEELLTPTKIYARDCLKLIEECEVRALAHVTGGGIPGNLVRILPEHVDAVVNRSTWKPQPIFELVQAKGRIDDPEMESTFNMGVGMFAIVSADDADRALAFLAGRGIAAWQAGEIIEGTGMVQMIGQHTRG; this comes from the coding sequence GTGACGCACGTGACCGAGCGCAGCAGCAGCGCGGGCACCAACGGTGCCGGAAACAGCCGCCAGCCGTGGAGCGCCGGGTCGAGCCGGACCGGCCGCAAACGCACTGTGACGTACGCGGACGCCGGGGTTTCGATCCACGCGGGTGAGCGGGCTGTCGAGCTGCTGAAGTCCAAGGTGCATCGGACGCTGCGGCCGGAGGTCATGGGCGATCTGGGGGGCTTCGCCGGGCTGTTCCGCCTCGACGTCAAAAAGTACAAAAACCCGATCCTCGCCTCCTCCACCGACGGCGTGGGCACCAAGCTCGTGATCGCGCAGCAGCTCGACATCCACGACACCGTCGGCATCGACCTCGTCGCGATGGTCGTCGACGACCTGGTGGCGTGCGGCGCCGAGCCCCTCTTCCTGCTCGACTACATCGCCTGCGGCGAGGTCGTGCCGGACAAGGTGGCGGAGATCGGTGCGGGCATCGCCGACGGCTGCCGGTACGCGGGCTGCGCGCTCCTCGGCGGTGAGACGGCCGAGCACCCCGGCGTGCTGCGCCCGGATGAGTACGACCTGTCGGCCACCGGCGTCGGCGTGGTCGAGGAGAACGAGATCCTGAGCCGCGACCGCGTCGAGGTCGGCGACGTCGTGATCGCAATGGGCTCTTCCGGCCTGCACTCCAACGGCTTTTCGCTCGTGCGCCACGTGCTGCTCGGCGCCGGCCGCATGCGCCTGGACACGGTGGTGGACGACTTCGGTCGCCAGCGGACGCTGGGCGAGGAGCTGCTCACGCCGACCAAGATCTACGCGCGCGACTGCCTGAAGCTGATCGAGGAGTGCGAGGTGCGGGCGCTGGCCCACGTGACCGGCGGCGGCATCCCCGGAAACCTCGTCCGCATCCTGCCCGAGCACGTCGACGCGGTGGTCAACCGCTCCACCTGGAAGCCGCAGCCGATCTTCGAGCTGGTGCAGGCCAAGGGCCGGATCGACGACCCCGAGATGGAGTCGACGTTCAACATGGGCGTCGGCATGTTCGCGATCGTCTCGGCCGACGACGCCGACCGGGCGCTGGCCTTCCTGGCCGGGCGGGGCATCGCCGCTTGGCAGGCCGGCGAAATCATCGAGGGCACCGGCATGGTGCAGATGATCGGCCAGCACACTCGCGGCTAG
- the purF gene encoding amidophosphoribosyltransferase, protein MPRGDGRLSHDLDPQRPGPQDACGVFGVWAPGEEVAKLTYFGLYALQHRGQEAAGIAVSDGSGVVVYKDLGLVAQVFDEPTLASLRGHLAIGHARYSTTGGSTWENAQPTIRATPAGTTIALAHNGNLVNTAQLAREATSRGLNSDGATSDTALVTMLLASRPDLSVEAAALEVLPTLRGAFSFVFMDETTLYAARDAHGVRPLVLGRLERGWVVASETAALDIVGASVVREVEPGELIAIDEHGLRSARFAAPEPKGCLFEYVYIARPDTTIAGRNIHAARVQIGRQLAKEHPVDADLVIPVPESGTPAAIGYAEGSGITYGAGLMKNPYVGRTFIQPSQTLRQLGIRLKLNPLRENVRGKRLVVVDDSIVRGNTQRAIVRMLREAGALEVHVRISSPPVSWPCFYGIDFATRAELLANGLDVEGIRRSIGADTLGYVSLAGLVAATEQPKTRLCRACFDGEYPIDLPAGNLIGKHVLEGVDKRVGADSGSAGAPHDHEAGADRSAPGAHPLVASPGGGDALHRP, encoded by the coding sequence GTGCCCCGAGGCGACGGCCGGTTGAGCCACGACCTCGACCCCCAACGGCCCGGCCCGCAAGATGCTTGCGGCGTCTTCGGTGTCTGGGCGCCGGGGGAAGAGGTGGCGAAGCTCACCTATTTCGGTCTGTACGCGTTGCAGCACCGTGGCCAGGAGGCCGCGGGCATCGCGGTCAGCGACGGCTCCGGCGTGGTGGTCTACAAGGATCTCGGTCTCGTGGCCCAGGTCTTCGACGAGCCCACGCTGGCCAGCCTCCGCGGCCACCTCGCGATCGGGCACGCGCGCTACTCCACTACCGGCGGCTCGACGTGGGAAAACGCACAGCCCACGATCCGGGCGACGCCAGCCGGCACCACGATCGCACTCGCGCACAACGGCAACCTGGTCAACACCGCTCAGCTCGCGCGTGAGGCGACCTCGCGCGGGCTCAACTCCGACGGCGCCACGTCGGACACCGCGCTCGTGACCATGCTGCTCGCCAGCCGTCCCGACCTCTCTGTCGAGGCGGCCGCGCTGGAGGTCCTGCCTACCCTCCGCGGTGCGTTCAGTTTCGTGTTCATGGATGAGACCACGCTCTACGCCGCACGTGACGCACACGGCGTGCGCCCGCTCGTGCTGGGCCGGCTGGAGCGTGGCTGGGTGGTCGCCAGCGAGACCGCGGCGTTGGACATTGTCGGGGCCAGCGTCGTGCGGGAGGTGGAGCCCGGAGAGCTGATCGCCATCGACGAGCATGGCCTGCGTTCGGCTCGCTTCGCCGCCCCCGAGCCCAAGGGCTGCCTCTTCGAGTACGTATATATCGCTCGTCCGGACACCACGATCGCCGGCCGCAACATCCACGCCGCCCGGGTGCAGATCGGCCGCCAGCTCGCCAAGGAGCACCCGGTCGACGCCGACCTGGTGATCCCGGTTCCGGAGTCGGGCACGCCCGCCGCAATCGGCTACGCGGAGGGCTCCGGCATCACATATGGCGCCGGCCTGATGAAAAACCCGTACGTGGGGCGCACCTTCATCCAGCCGTCGCAGACCCTCCGCCAGCTCGGCATCCGGCTCAAGCTCAACCCGTTGCGGGAAAACGTCCGCGGCAAGCGGCTCGTCGTCGTCGACGACTCGATCGTCCGGGGCAACACGCAGCGGGCGATCGTGCGGATGCTCCGCGAGGCCGGCGCGCTCGAGGTGCACGTGCGCATCTCCTCCCCGCCGGTCTCCTGGCCGTGCTTCTACGGCATCGACTTCGCGACGCGAGCCGAGTTGCTCGCAAATGGCCTCGACGTCGAGGGCATCCGCCGCTCGATCGGCGCAGACACACTCGGCTACGTGTCGCTCGCCGGTCTCGTCGCCGCCACCGAGCAGCCGAAGACACGCCTGTGTCGCGCATGCTTCGATGGCGAGTACCCGATCGACCTGCCCGCCGGCAACCTGATCGGAAAACACGTGCTAGAAGGCGTCGACAAGCGCGTCGGCGCCGACAGCGGCTCCGCGGGGGCGCCGCATGACCACGAGGCCGGGGCCGACCGCTCCGCGCCTGGCGCACATCCACTCGTCGCCAGTCCCGGCGGCGGGGACGCGCTGCACCGCCCGTAG
- a CDS encoding sterol carrier family protein, whose translation MLRDAVRELLSALARRAPGRSVEVRIPPYGAVQVGEGPRHTRGTPANVVEMDPVTWVRLATGRIAWDEAVTQGRISASGNRADISAYIPM comes from the coding sequence ATGCTGCGTGACGCCGTCCGGGAGCTCCTCTCCGCCCTCGCGCGTCGCGCGCCGGGACGGTCCGTGGAAGTGCGGATCCCACCATACGGTGCGGTCCAGGTGGGAGAGGGTCCACGACACACCCGGGGTACACCGGCGAATGTCGTGGAGATGGATCCGGTCACTTGGGTCCGTTTGGCCACCGGTCGGATTGCCTGGGACGAGGCGGTTACGCAGGGACGCATCAGTGCTAGCGGCAACCGGGCAGACATATCCGCCTACATACCTATGTAA
- the purQ gene encoding phosphoribosylformylglycinamidine synthase subunit PurQ gives MSTRVGVVTFPGSLDDGDAARAVRLAGADAVGLWHADPDLHGVDAVVLPGGFSYGDYLRGGAIARFAPVMETIAAAVRDGLPVLGICNGFQILCEAHILPGALIRNQHMHFRARDQRLRIEAVQPVWTNAFNDSQEVVIPIKHGEGRYVADERTLDELEANGQVVARYIGGNPNGAQRDIAAISNAAGNVVGIMPHPEHAVDALTGPSVDGLGFFTSMLKFLAGRPASEASAAGTAQADQGATG, from the coding sequence ATGAGCACGAGGGTGGGTGTGGTCACGTTCCCGGGGTCGCTCGACGACGGTGACGCGGCGCGTGCCGTGCGCCTCGCCGGTGCCGACGCCGTGGGGCTGTGGCACGCCGACCCCGACCTGCACGGCGTCGACGCGGTGGTCCTGCCCGGCGGTTTCTCGTACGGCGACTACCTGCGCGGCGGCGCCATCGCCCGCTTCGCCCCGGTGATGGAGACGATCGCCGCGGCCGTGCGCGACGGCCTCCCTGTGCTCGGCATCTGCAACGGCTTCCAGATCCTGTGCGAGGCGCACATCCTGCCGGGCGCGCTCATCCGCAACCAGCACATGCACTTCCGCGCCCGTGACCAGCGGCTGCGCATCGAGGCTGTGCAGCCGGTGTGGACCAACGCGTTCAACGACAGCCAGGAAGTCGTCATCCCGATCAAGCACGGCGAGGGCCGCTACGTCGCCGACGAGCGCACGCTCGACGAGCTCGAGGCCAATGGCCAGGTCGTCGCGCGGTACATCGGCGGCAACCCCAACGGCGCGCAGCGCGACATCGCCGCCATCAGCAATGCGGCTGGCAACGTTGTCGGCATCATGCCGCACCCCGAGCACGCGGTGGACGCCCTGACCGGGCCTTCCGTCGACGGCCTCGGCTTCTTCACGTCGATGCTGAAGTTCCTCGCCGGGCGTCCAGCGAGCGAAGCGAGCGCAGCCGGCACAGCCCAGGCGGACCAGGGAGCCACTGGATGA
- the purS gene encoding phosphoribosylformylglycinamidine synthase subunit PurS, whose product MARVVVDVMLKPEILDPQGQAVANALPRLGVNDVTSVRIGRRIEIEFAGEADLDQARAIADKLLANPVIEDFVVHADAAGTVTPEGDSQESEPAEAPA is encoded by the coding sequence GTGGCTCGCGTCGTTGTCGACGTCATGCTCAAGCCGGAGATCCTCGATCCCCAGGGCCAGGCAGTCGCCAACGCGCTGCCCAGGCTGGGTGTCAACGATGTCACCTCGGTGCGGATCGGGCGGCGTATAGAGATCGAGTTCGCCGGTGAGGCCGACCTCGACCAGGCCCGTGCGATCGCCGACAAGCTCCTGGCCAACCCGGTGATCGAAGACTTCGTGGTGCACGCCGACGCGGCCGGCACCGTGACCCCCGAGGGCGACTCGCAGGAGTCGGAGCCGGCGGAGGCGCCGGCATGA
- a CDS encoding 2-phosphosulfolactate phosphatase, whose product MAEPVFAQPGAGVRFDWGLAGASELGRVCAALVVVDVLSFTTSVDVAVGRGMRVHPFPWGAQADDFARRMGAVAAVGRRAVSPERPWSLSPASLRSAPVVPDLVLPSPNGSAISAAASATGLPVLAGCVRNAPAVARWLLSNGYGSSHAPVGVIAAGERWPDGTLRPCVEDLLGAASVLDGLAEATGGLSVEAAVALSALSGVPDVPAAIRLCASGRELSGSGFGGDVEIAVEVGASDVVPVLDKGVFAAA is encoded by the coding sequence GTGGCTGAGCCGGTCTTCGCGCAGCCCGGCGCCGGCGTCCGCTTCGACTGGGGTCTCGCCGGCGCGTCCGAGCTGGGTCGGGTCTGCGCGGCGCTGGTCGTGGTGGACGTGCTCTCGTTCACCACGTCGGTGGACGTCGCGGTCGGGCGCGGCATGCGGGTGCACCCGTTTCCGTGGGGCGCGCAGGCCGACGACTTCGCCCGCCGCATGGGCGCGGTCGCCGCGGTCGGCCGCCGAGCGGTGAGCCCGGAACGGCCCTGGTCGCTGTCGCCGGCCTCGCTGCGGTCCGCGCCGGTCGTCCCCGACCTGGTACTTCCGTCGCCGAACGGGTCGGCCATCTCCGCCGCCGCGAGTGCAACCGGCCTTCCGGTACTCGCCGGCTGCGTCCGAAACGCACCCGCCGTCGCGCGCTGGCTCCTTTCCAATGGGTACGGGTCGTCGCACGCCCCGGTCGGCGTCATAGCGGCCGGTGAACGCTGGCCCGACGGCACCCTCCGCCCCTGCGTCGAAGACCTCCTCGGTGCGGCTTCCGTGCTCGACGGCCTTGCCGAGGCCACGGGCGGGCTCTCGGTGGAAGCGGCGGTGGCGCTGTCCGCGCTGAGCGGCGTGCCGGACGTGCCGGCGGCGATCCGCTTGTGCGCGTCCGGGCGCGAGCTGTCCGGGTCCGGGTTCGGCGGAGACGTCGAGATCGCCGTCGAGGTGGGCGCGTCAGACGTGGTGCCCGTGCTCGACAAGGGCGTCTTCGCCGCCGCCTGA
- a CDS encoding S1 family peptidase, translated as MRIRLTVAAIAATLTGALVVPGTAVADPTPLIIGGGTVSSAPWAAAVFANGSFTCSGSIIAPTWVLTARHCINGTMSVRVGSVYRSSGGVTRTVSATYAQNDLALMRLSSSVSTSYVTLASSNPPVGSTNSIYGWGMTCYSGCGASTQLKTASVQVTSLNATDAYGGQAIRSTRINGNAWRGDSGGPEFYNGQQVGVASTANGTTIQNYGSVAYNRSWIRSVSGV; from the coding sequence ATGCGCATCCGCCTCACCGTGGCCGCCATAGCCGCCACCCTCACCGGCGCCCTCGTCGTCCCCGGCACCGCGGTCGCCGACCCGACCCCCCTGATCATCGGCGGCGGTACCGTCTCCTCCGCTCCGTGGGCGGCGGCGGTGTTCGCCAACGGCTCGTTCACCTGCTCCGGCTCGATCATCGCGCCGACCTGGGTGCTCACCGCCCGGCACTGCATCAACGGCACCATGTCGGTGCGGGTCGGCAGCGTGTACCGCAGCTCCGGCGGCGTCACCCGGACGGTGTCCGCCACGTACGCGCAGAACGACCTCGCCCTGATGCGGCTCAGCAGCTCGGTGAGCACGTCGTACGTGACGCTGGCCAGCAGCAACCCGCCGGTCGGCTCGACCAACTCGATCTACGGCTGGGGCATGACCTGCTACAGCGGCTGCGGCGCGTCCACCCAGCTGAAGACCGCGAGCGTGCAGGTCACCAGCCTCAACGCCACCGACGCCTACGGCGGCCAGGCCATCCGCAGCACCCGGATCAACGGGAACGCGTGGCGCGGCGACTCCGGCGGCCCGGAGTTCTACAACGGTCAGCAGGTGGGCGTCGCCTCGACCGCCAACGGCACGACCATCCAGAACTACGGCAGCGTCGCGTACAACCGGTCCTGGATCCGCTCGGTGTCTGGTGTGTGA
- a CDS encoding TMEM165/GDT1 family protein — MEYLLVALTAFVLILPVELPDKTFVATLVLSTRYPPLPVWLGVVAAFGVQCLVAVGAGHLLSQLPEKPVALVAAALFGAGAVVLLRGARRADSEEKEQEREYAGRAAPARSGLRAAGASFAVLFTAEWGDLSQLLTAGLVASGKPAIPVFFGSWLALAVVSGLAVLLGRWLLRHVRLSLVRYVAAGVCAVLCVITVVGAVTG; from the coding sequence ATGGAGTACCTGCTGGTCGCCCTCACCGCGTTCGTGCTGATCTTGCCGGTGGAGCTGCCGGACAAGACGTTCGTCGCGACCCTCGTGCTCAGCACCCGCTACCCGCCGCTCCCGGTGTGGCTCGGCGTGGTCGCGGCGTTCGGCGTGCAGTGCCTGGTGGCCGTCGGCGCCGGACACCTGCTCTCCCAGCTGCCCGAAAAGCCGGTCGCGCTGGTCGCCGCCGCACTCTTCGGGGCCGGCGCGGTGGTCCTGCTCCGCGGGGCGCGGCGCGCCGACAGTGAGGAGAAGGAGCAGGAGAGGGAGTACGCGGGTCGCGCGGCGCCGGCCCGCAGTGGTTTGCGGGCGGCAGGTGCCAGCTTCGCGGTGCTCTTCACCGCCGAGTGGGGCGACCTGTCCCAGTTGCTCACGGCCGGCCTGGTGGCCAGCGGCAAGCCGGCCATCCCGGTCTTCTTCGGCTCGTGGCTCGCGCTCGCGGTCGTCTCGGGGCTGGCGGTACTGCTGGGGCGGTGGTTACTGCGCCACGTGCGGCTTTCTCTCGTGCGGTACGTCGCGGCCGGCGTCTGCGCCGTGCTCTGCGTGATCACGGTCGTCGGTGCGGTGACCGGCTGA